CTTTGAGGATTTCATGATAACCTTGTTACTGCATAGCCCAAGGGAGGGGCTCGCTCTTAACTGAGATCCAACACGTAAATTCGAACAAACAGAAATGTCTGAAGAACTTCGAGGAAGAAGCACAACCGAAGATCCTTTTCCAAGAATATGAAGCAGGCCATTATTGTGAATTACGTTCTTTACAAATAGTTCTTTAACCAGTGTTTCTCCTTCACCCTTTTGCTTATCTTTTAGTCTAGAACTACGCGGTTTAGCAGTGATGCTCACAGGCATTCTGGAAGAAGAAAGAATAAGAAATACGAGATGGCTTATAATTACAAAAGAAATTCTATGTAAACTACATCATACTCATACCATCCTAACATAGACATCCAGAAGCATAGTTCACATGTGAGACAAACTTCTCAGAAAGGAAGTTCTATTTTTCAGGTTACACACACAAATTTAGATTTAACTGGATGAATAACAAGAAAAGAGAGCAGCATATGGGGGTTTGGCAACACGGAAACATGATGGTGACAATTATCTATCTACTAACACAAAATTTTCTGTAAACACAGAATTGAGTCAGATTCCCTATGAGTCTTCCCAGCAGCACGTGATTGACTACTTCAAACTCAATTAAATTTCACCAATATTAGATATATAATCAACAAATCATGTATGGAAGAGTTTTTCATCTTGTAAGTTATTGTCTGAAATAATCCAATTTGTAAATGAAGAATCCCTTGGAAAGCTGACAAGGAAACTACTGAAGAGAAAGATTACTAGTTCAGCTGCCAAGTAAAGTTGCAATAGTTGATAAAGCATACCTTGTGCATAGTTCTAGTGCAAGATCATAAAGCAACTGGAAATGAGACACCATAGGAGGATAATTAATTGAAGCTCTTCGAATAGCAGCATCTTTAGCAACCCTCAACCATTCAGGAGTTGCTATATTAGCTGCCTCCCCACAATTAAATCCTAGATATCAAAAATCACAAACAGcacaataatgaaaattaaagaaacatCAGCAATCACTTCCCAATTCGAGAAGACTAAACTCAAGTACAAAGGTGTCTTACCATGACTGAAACCTGAATGATAGGCTCTTGGGAAAGTGACAACAAACTCCCCAGCATTTTGCACTAATCTGGTTCACAGAAACTAAaaagtttagaaaaaaaaatgcagTCAAGCCAGATTGAAAAACATTGGCTTATACAAGTTATGACTAAGATTATGCCCAAAGTTTCCATCAGTGTACAGAAAGAGATAAGGCGtgattatattttgagaaaagttCCTTCAGATGACTAAGTCTACAAGTATATAATCGCACATCTATCATTAAACAGGTTGAACTGCTATCAATAGAAATGACATCAATGCAGTTTCTAAGCAAATGGTTTCATACACCCCAAGGGTTATCGTAATTGGTTTCCCAATAAAGTAAAACATTAGCAAGTTATTACAAAGCAAAATGAGAACAATGAGGAGCAGAATAGGAAGGAAGTGAAGGCGCACCTGCAGCATGGTACACCAGCATTAACAAATACTTCAGGTGACATAACTGTGGTCTTCTCACCAAGAATTGCAAATGTAACTGGTAGAAGGCAAATCAAAGTAACATTGAGTATATTCAGATGTATATATAAGCGTGAAGTCAACTATCATTCTCTTACTTTCCAAAATTACATATCTTTTCAGATGAACCAGAACAGCATCACTCCATAAAAACTCTATTCATGATGTTTTAAGAAAAAGGGTAACCCAGGTCCCAGAAGGACAATCAAACACCAATAGCACATAAATAGTCTCAACAAGTAATCAGCAACCACCCAAAAGTGCCTTTTGGTAAAAAAAGGTGAATCCCAGGTCTTCACTGTGATTTACTTGCATTGTTCAATAGCCCATCTTAATAAGTGATACTGGTTACTCAAAACATTATCAAGTCTCACCATTTTTGGAATTATATCATCATCTCCTCCACCATATTAATTGAGTAATGCTACTAAATGATGCATTTGACAATGTCCTTCACATAAATAAATTCTTTCGAAATAACATGAATACACCTAGAAACAGGGGAGTCAAACTACATGTTAGTTCTCTCGCTTAATGTAGTACAATAAAAACTCACCAAGAGGATTCATCTCTTCTCCATACCCATGAACCCGAACAACCTCCTCAAAAGCAACCGCAGCCTCTCTCGGCACACCGTACCAAGTCTTTCCTGCCCCCATATGCAAGTAATTCAAGCTATGCAAGTCGTGATCCTCTACATGCCAAGCGAACCAACTAAACATCATAGCTACGTACACCATCGGTGAAGTAACCCCAGGTATCTCCTCCTTCATAAACCTCAACAATGACCCTTTTGCCCTCGACACTCCTCTCATATTCCACTCCGTTTCCCCCACAGTTGCCCCCTCTGCCACCTCCTTCCCTCCAGTCTTCTTCGGTGAGAAAGCAGAGCCTGGCATGTCGTTGGCATACTCAACAGAGAAAGGCTTATCGACAGTAGCTTTCCAGTATAGGGTTTCGATCTCTAGAGGAGAAAGAGCTCCCTTCTTCGAGCATTTCTTGAGGTAGCTTCTCTCAAAGGATTTAGCTTTAGTTTCGAATTCTTGAAAAGTATAGTTCTCTCCACTCTGCCACACGGGCTTTTGCACCGGACGGGGCTTCCGCGGGCAGAATCCGATCTGCTGCTGGCGGGTAGTGAATGTAGGTGGGGATTTCGAACTAGAGGAGTCAGCACGGGCGGCAAGGGAGCGGTTGAGATTAGAAATTGCAGCTTTCTTGGGAGCCGCAAGGACAGGGGGCACGATTTTGCAGATACCATACTTGGCAGCTTCCTTCTCGATTTTGAAAATGTAGGCAATTGGATCTTGGAACTCAGCTGGAGTAGGATGGTACTCTGGTGCCAGTGGTAGGTTTTTCAGCCATTGAAAGACCTCTTGCTGTGATGTTGGCTCAGAGACCAACCCACCAGAAGCTGCCATGAAAAAACAGAGAGAagatgaaaaattgttgaaaagGGCGGTTTTGGATTCGTGGGTTTGTTTCTCATACAAAGTCCATTGTGCACTGAGAGGAGAGAGACAGGAAAGAAGAAGGGAAGCAAGCTGATCAGATTCTTTGCTCTCTTACTTTTTTTATAGTATAACGTAAATGGGTTTGGGGCTTATTGTCTTTGCGGTTGGGGTTTTTTTTATATGAGATTTTGTTTTTGCCCTGCTTATTACAGAGCGGTGAAAATAGAGAGGCAGAGATGAAGAGACTGCCCAGTGCGGAACCTCACAGAGTAGCCAACGTATTTCCATCGAGTGGGGGATTGGCTTAATTTTTGTAAATGACCCCGCTTTTGTTCTTATTTACAGTTTCCAccaatctgattttttttaagattgaattcgtttataaatatatattatattatagaattttaaaattgggATGCGGATAATTTACCTTTTTTAAGTAAACAAGTAGAGCAATTATTGCTTaaatacaatttaatttaattacattGGCCTAAAATACAGTATATCCACTGCTTGGCCAAGCTGTCATCGGCATGGATTTTCATTTTCTGGATAAGGGGCAATGAATTTTAGGATATGGgaagaaatttaaaataataataaacattTCGCAGTTGTGGCCCTTATCTTTTCCCGGCTTATATTTTTTGCCCCAACATTTTCTTGTTTTCAGTTTTCATCATTTTTACCTTGGGTTTGACTTCGACGACGGTCAAACGGAGTCCGCGAGGAAACCAAATCAGAGCTTGACAAGTCAAATCACTACAAATTAATGTCAACATGCgctgagaaaaataaataaatcttaaaGAGGATAATGTATGGTAATGTGATTGAGTGGTTGAGCATCCATGGCGGGCCATAGAGTCGTCCAGGCAACTAGCAAATAAGCCAACTAGCTAAAGCTTACAATGTAATTGGGGAAAACAGAGTCGTACATTACAAAGCAAAGCTTCGTTTGCTGCTCTAATTTGAATTGAATAATTTTTACCGAGCATGCTTTAACTCCCCTTACATCATTGATCCCATTTCCTTCACATTATTGTCCCCACACACCCTCATGATTGATCTTAGCTTGGCCATttactatttaattaaattacataACACTAGCATATGGGGTATTGGTAATCCAAAATAATTTCTTGATAAATAAATTTATGTCTTAAAGTTTTGAGACTAAAGGAGATTCTATTTAATACACTAAGAAATTAGATAACAGTATCATCACAGAATAAAAACATACGAAAGTTAACTCTCATTGGAATCACAACTAGCTGGTGAAAGCTCAAGAGATACTGGACAGTGGTCGCTTCCGTAGAAACCTGCCAAGAATCCAAGGTCAACTAAGATAGCTGAACTTCTATGCAGTGAGAAATGATAGAGAAAAGGGCAAGAAACAACGCAAGCTTCCACAAAAAAAATGGAtatcttttcatttttgtttaGGCATTTGAATGTAagcattattaatttaaatagcaTTTACTGTCTGCAATGTGAATATGTGATCTCTATAAAGAGCTTTAGCAGATGATGATAATTAAGAATTGACAGCAGTCAATGGACTGAAGACTAGAACAATGCAAATTCCAAATTTGTTTGAAGTTGATCAATGTTGTGCAGATAGTTGAACCATTTCAATTGGCAAGAGAACTAAACATAAACTACCACCCATTCCAAATGTACATATAACAAAATCATTTGCAAGCctcaaaagatagaaaacctagAAAGATATATCCGATATATCCTTCCAAGTGAGGAAAATAATATGTAAACCGTCAGCCACAGATCATTTACAAAGTTTAAGAACATTGGAGAATAAAGCAACATTCCCTTAGGCTGTGCCATCTGAGACAGCCAAGGCAAGTCCTCCAGTGTGCTGGTGTGCAGTGATTAGCAGTACAGGTTGCTTGCTGTTTTCAACTCACTAAAATGTAAAAATGGACTTTCCATGTAGCAAGAGAGGAGTTTGAGGCCAAAAGTATACATATTGTTTCTACGGCCATAGACAAGTCTTCTGCCACTAGATCAAGGCCTCATTGGCTCAATTCATTAAATGGATGATAAAAAGATTTTCTAACCAGTATTCACTAGTGTAAAGGATTTGCATAGCATAAGAGAAAAGgacaaaaaacaaaaaaagagcACCTTGTAATTCAATTCCTTTCCCATGCATCTCGCACAAAATAATCCTATCTTTGAATTTCTCTGAAACTATGAAATAATCAATTCTCATCCTTTTCCCTCGATACCTACAACAAAGCCATCCATCAGGAAGTATATCACTTGCTGCTACAAGTATGCGACTATCTGGAACACCGTAATGGCAGCATAAATTTTCGTTATTAAAAGACATCAATTGGTCATATTATAACATAGTTATTCATAGCATATATTTCGTATGTATGCTAAATAGATAATCCATATGATTTCATACTTTCCAATGGGGTTCCCAGACCATGAGAAGCCACACTCCATGTCCTTCTCCTTGTGCAAAAATCTATATGCATCTATCAGCTTTCCCCTAAAGCATAATCCAAACAGTTCCAAACTTCATTAACAGgacaaattaggaaataaaaagaGAAATCTTTATATCTGAAAAGCAAAATGAATCTGCAAGGTAAGAAGGTCATGAGAAGAGAGAgtgaaagaaatgaaataatgatcTTTAATCCCGACGCTTATAGTGAAAGATATTGTAACATGATTTACCATAAGGAACTATTAACTGACCTCAATCTTCAAGGGCAAAAATCAGTAAAGGTACAATTTATGGTTTCAGCACTAATTGCTAATTAAAATTATAGTAGTACATGTTCAGTGGAAGCACTCACTCTCTCAGAATGGCACCAAAGCGCTTTCTCTCATTCAAGGTAAAGCCAGGCTGCCCACAATCCTGCAACAACAAAATGCAAAAGTCAAAGCATTAGCTTAGATAAGGAGGATCATACTAAACAGTTGCAATAGAAAGAATACAAAAAAGGGTGACCTAGTATAGGAAGCATCCCACACTTGTGGGCTTTGGAGAGGGTTGATGCACACAGCCTCCCCCCTATTTTGCAGAGAGGCTATTTCCGTAGCTCAAAGCTGTGACCTTCAGGTCACAAATGGAGTAACTTTACCATTGTAATAGAAAGAATGCTAacataaaatggactttgagaAAAATAACAGCCACAAGCACATATGGCTGCATGCTTGCATGCACACATACAAAGGTAACCCCTTAACTCAAAAGCAACTCATTGCTAAAGGAATTGATCCAAAACATCCATTATTGCACTAGTATTTTGAAATTATAATGGCTCCTTCCAGACTACATGATTTATAATTCAGACTTTCAATGCTCAATACAAAGAAGCATTTCCGTTTACAAGGGCAAATAATTTCTGCTTGACATATAAAATGTACAAGTTTTGACAGTAAAAGTCTTCTTTCATTTCAGTAGCTTATCTTTTCCCAATAATTTTGGTGCCCGAAAGGCAACTTTAACAATATCCTGCATGTATCAAAGTTGAGATGAAACCAAAACGTGCCAGAATATGTTCAAACAAAAATACTAACACCTCTTTGTCTGGAGGAATATAACCATTTTGCTTTGCTGCGCTGAAAAATTCAGGGTGACTCACATCAATCTCTTCATGGCTGCAAATTAGAGATCAACTTTTTAAGTAGAAGATCATAGGTAAGAACACTAAGTTCATTCCAAGAATTAGACACAAAGCAGATCTTATTGCCAGAACAGTTTCTTACAAAGTCAAGAACAGTTCTCCAACAGTACGGTAATCTAAATATAACACTAGAAAACAATTGAATTTGATTCATCACCCTTTGAAGAACCAATTGTGTGCAAGTCAATATGccaccttttcttttcttttttttttctaaaaaataaatatgaatGATTATCTTCAGTTTCTTGGACTGAAAGAAGTGGAGGATAAATTGCACATGGTGCCAAAATCAGTCCATCTAATCATGTTGTTGGCATCAATCAACTACTGGAGAAAATACTGAGCACAAAGCATTACAATCttcatagaattcaagaggaggaaaaaaaagaaacaaaacaaaacaaatttGCATGCATGCATGTATGAATAGTAGGGTCCTCAACTTATTCCATATACCTTGAATAGCTTGGACTACACTAaatagtaaaaatgaagcaagaCAAATTCAGAAAGACAAAGAAATACAGAAATACTAACCTAACATTCAGATCACCACACCATATAAGAGGCTTGTCTGATAATTGCACGACAAACTCTAGCATCCTTTTGTCCCATTTTCTTCTCCTTtgaaatgaattctcttctttccAGCCATTGTTTGGTGCATATGTATTCAATAAACGaaatgtctcaaattcagctaaAATAACACGGCCATCTGGTTCATGTTTTGAAGctaatggcaaaaaaaaaaaaatgtacaagTGACTATCACTTCATATGCAAATCTGATGGGAGGAGAAACATGATGCATTTTCCATCAAGTAAAGCAGTTATGTCCAAATTATGATGAAAGAACTTTCTTGTCCCTAAATGAGAAATATTTCATACCACATGCATGAACCATAGAAAAATTGAACCAAACTACCTGTTCTGTCAAGAGAGAAAGAAACCTTTATTGGTTGATAACACTTCTTTACTAACAATGCAGTCCCTGCATACTTTGAATCTGCAAGGGACCACCAAATGCGATAATTTCCAAATGGTGGACTGGAAAGAGCACGCATCAATATCTGCATcatttgataaaaatataatagGTTATCAGTTAACATCAGAAACTTGATCTTTAAATATGCCAATTGAATGAAACTTTAATTTCACTATTAAATACcccttattaaaaatattttatcaaaaaagTAAAGGTAAAAATTGTAATTTCAGAACCTTTCTACCACTTATTCTCTCCTGATTTTCTTTCCATCCAAACAATGGAGGAAAATATACATTCTTCTATttattttccctcaatattttcttttttCCTACGTTCCAGTTTTCCAAGCTTAGTGTAAAAAATTTCTAGTTTACATAATAGGGCATGATCTTCACAAAATTATCTCATGTATAGTAATAAGAACAAATGTCACCTGCTTTTCCTCACGGGAAGAGCTTGTGTCATCTTTCAACTCTCCTGGGTTTTTAGGCGCACCCTTTGAGCCTGCAGCAGGCATCCTTACTTCCTAAAATTATTGTGCTATTAGATAGAGTTCACTCAGTTATCAAGGATTAGTATGCAACTAAAAAAAACTGATAAGACCTCATATATGTTCAGAAATATGAATAACATTGCATAATAAAGAGTTTTAAGATGACAAATTAATCATGAGCTGCATCAAGGAAGGAAACCGATGACCCAACAGAGAATATAGCAAAATAAAGTCTAGCAATGTAAGGTTGTTTCCATTAATTCAGTtggaatacacacacacacacacacacgcacacacatTGATTGATATTTATTTGTCTCTGCACTCAAAATAACACCAAAACTTCCTTAATTCCCTTGGATACAGATCCAGTTAACAGCAATATGCAAAATGTCCAACCCTTCAAACCAAGTGATAAAGAGGAAGATTAAAACAACAAATTTCACCTTTAAAGAGTAAGGAATTAGGGTATCAGAATGCCATACATTGCAAACCTCGTTAGGCCAACAATAGACTATGTCCAATATGTCCGCTGCCCAGATTTTATCTAAGAGCAACTCAGTTTCATGAAACTCAAACAACCAAACTGTAAGAGTGCATAAACATATATCATAGACAGTTCAATTGACACAATTGTACTCCTTCCTCTGAGCTTGATATTGAGGAC
Above is a genomic segment from Hevea brasiliensis isolate MT/VB/25A 57/8 chromosome 17, ASM3005281v1, whole genome shotgun sequence containing:
- the LOC110672489 gene encoding DNA-(apurinic or apyrimidinic site) endonuclease isoform X2, translating into MKRFFKPIEKDGSAKKPALSAKQEDGEKRELSASEGNCENKKEPLKFITWNANSFLLRVKTNWPEFSKFISSLDPDVIAIQEVRMPAAGSKGAPKNPGELKDDTSSSREEKQILMRALSSPPFGNYRIWWSLADSKYAGTALLVKKCYQPIKVSFSLDRTENSFQRRRKWDKRMLEFVVQLSDKPLIWCGDLNVSHEEIDVSHPEFFSAAKQNGYIPPDKEDCGQPGFTLNERKRFGAILREGKLIDAYRFLHKEKDMECGFSWSGNPIGKYRGKRMRIDYFIVSEKFKDRIILCEMHGKGIELQGFYGSDHCPVSLELSPASCDSNES
- the LOC110672489 gene encoding DNA-(apurinic or apyrimidinic site) endonuclease isoform X1, which gives rise to MKRFFKPIEKDGSAKKPALSAKQEDGEKRELSASEGNCENKKEPLKFITWNANSFLLRVKTNWPEFSKFISSLDPDVIAIQEVRMPAAGSKGAPKNPGELKDDTSSSREEKQILMRALSSPPFGNYRIWWSLADSKYAGTALLVKKCYQPIKVSFSLDRTASKHEPDGRVILAEFETFRLLNTYAPNNGWKEENSFQRRRKWDKRMLEFVVQLSDKPLIWCGDLNVSHEEIDVSHPEFFSAAKQNGYIPPDKEDCGQPGFTLNERKRFGAILREGKLIDAYRFLHKEKDMECGFSWSGNPIGKYRGKRMRIDYFIVSEKFKDRIILCEMHGKGIELQGFYGSDHCPVSLELSPASCDSNES